In Propionimicrobium sp. PCR01-08-3, one DNA window encodes the following:
- a CDS encoding thiamine-binding protein: MLVAFSITPSGSGPDGAVHDAVAAAVEVIRASGLPNHTDSMFTTIEGNWDECMAVIKKACDKVGESDPRVSLVLKADIRPGYSGEMTGKVDRLEEALKTRQ, from the coding sequence ATGTTAGTCGCATTCTCTATCACTCCATCCGGATCCGGCCCCGATGGCGCCGTGCACGATGCGGTCGCCGCCGCTGTCGAGGTCATCCGCGCATCAGGGCTACCCAACCACACCGACTCGATGTTCACTACGATCGAGGGCAACTGGGACGAATGCATGGCCGTCATCAAGAAGGCCTGCGACAAGGTCGGCGAATCCGATCCCAGGGTCTCGCTCGTCCTCAAAGCCGACATCCGGCCCGGCTACAGCGGCGAGATGACCGGCAAGGTGGACCGGTTGGAGGAAGCTCTAAAGACCCGTCAGTAA
- a CDS encoding type II toxin-antitoxin system prevent-host-death family antitoxin, translated as MSAVLHVPAALATKKGAGYLAEQAGDQTVVLTNHGKSTAVVMSPENFDELQRALREAANRLISGVTDLVAEGATFRSVEDARQRLHVDR; from the coding sequence ATGTCCGCCGTTCTTCATGTGCCTGCCGCCCTTGCCACCAAGAAGGGTGCCGGCTACCTCGCAGAGCAGGCCGGCGATCAAACTGTCGTCCTCACCAACCACGGCAAGTCGACGGCCGTTGTCATGAGCCCTGAGAACTTCGATGAACTGCAGCGCGCTCTGAGGGAGGCTGCGAACCGTTTGATCAGTGGGGTTACGGATCTCGTCGCCGAGGGCGCGACATTTCGATCCGTCGAGGACGCCAGGCAGCGTCTGCATGTTGACCGGTGA
- a CDS encoding DNA-formamidopyrimidine glycosylase family protein, giving the protein MPEGHVIHRLSSAITARFGHREVQVASPQGRFAAASALLNGTELVSADAVGKHLLIDFEGGRTVWIHLGLIGKLWFVPVDGVVPHPATLRMRIADPTQAADLRGPQWCRLIDPAERDAVVASAGPDPLRPGADPERAWKKVHASGRPIGVLLMDQKVFAGVGNIFRAEVLFRHGIDPLLPAKKLPRDIFDSVWADLVVLMAYAVKAGKIDTVAPAHMPEAMGRPPRVDAHGGEVYVYRRLGEPCWVCGTPVAGAALAGRNLYWCPSCQPAGSVGHEVEL; this is encoded by the coding sequence GTGCCCGAAGGTCATGTCATTCACCGCCTCAGTTCGGCGATCACCGCCAGATTCGGGCACCGTGAGGTTCAGGTGGCGAGCCCGCAAGGGCGGTTCGCTGCAGCGTCCGCTCTCTTGAACGGCACCGAGTTGGTGTCCGCGGATGCGGTGGGCAAGCATCTGCTGATCGATTTCGAGGGTGGACGAACGGTCTGGATTCATCTCGGGTTGATCGGCAAACTGTGGTTCGTCCCGGTCGATGGGGTGGTGCCGCATCCTGCGACCCTGCGGATGCGCATCGCGGACCCGACTCAGGCCGCGGATCTGCGCGGGCCGCAGTGGTGCCGTTTAATCGACCCGGCCGAGCGCGATGCGGTGGTCGCTTCGGCGGGTCCCGACCCGTTGCGTCCGGGCGCCGACCCCGAGCGTGCCTGGAAGAAGGTGCATGCCAGCGGTCGTCCGATCGGCGTGCTGCTGATGGATCAGAAGGTGTTCGCCGGAGTCGGCAACATCTTCAGGGCCGAGGTGCTGTTTCGGCACGGCATCGATCCGTTGCTGCCGGCCAAGAAGCTCCCTCGCGATATCTTCGATTCGGTATGGGCCGACCTGGTCGTGCTGATGGCCTACGCCGTCAAAGCCGGCAAGATCGACACGGTTGCGCCCGCACACATGCCCGAGGCGATGGGACGCCCGCCCCGCGTCGATGCGCACGGCGGCGAGGTTTACGTCTACCGCAGACTCGGAGAACCCTGCTGGGTCTGCGGCACTCCGGTTGCAGGTGCCGCTCTTGCCGGACGCAATCTCTACTGGTGCCCCTCATGCCAGCCCGCCGGCTCCGTGGGCCACGAGGTGGAGTTGTAG
- a CDS encoding NAD(P)-binding protein, whose amino-acid sequence MTTTDGQLDITQLPDLAEGTGRVTPVRSRRPIYVDLLPPCNNACPAGENIQEWLRLIKEGQAEAAWRQLTRDNPFPAIHGRVCYHPCEVACNRRDLDSAVSIHSVERYLGDQAIENDWHFSKPRNNTGYRVLIIGAGPSGLSAAYHLARVGHEVEIHDAGEKPGGMMRYGIPEYRLPRDVVDAEIKRVEDLGVKIVLNHSVKDLLREQREGNFDAVFIAVGAHLSKRVEIPSMDAGKMVDAVDFLRNVASGEKPKIGRRVAVYGGGNTAMDAARTARRMGAEEAVIIYRRSQEQMPAHAEELTDAEQEGVKVHWLRTINEVDADDIEVEIMELDEWGKPHGTGKFEKLPADTVIMAVGQVADTGFLHSLPGLQFVNDVVQVDPTTLMTDVPGIFAGGDAVPSERTVTVGTGHGKKAAKMIDAWLNRRRVLPTVKHPGVGFDDLHLWYFGDHPRSIQSELDPSERVADFDEIVQGLTEDQANFEARRCLSCGNCFECDGCLGACPEDAVIKLGKGHRYRFDYEKCTGCATCYDQCPAHAIEMIAEK is encoded by the coding sequence ATGACGACGACCGACGGTCAACTAGATATAACCCAACTACCTGATCTGGCCGAGGGTACCGGCCGGGTTACCCCGGTTCGCAGTCGCCGGCCGATCTATGTCGATCTGCTGCCGCCCTGCAACAACGCCTGCCCCGCGGGCGAGAACATCCAGGAGTGGCTGCGGCTGATCAAGGAGGGCCAAGCCGAAGCCGCGTGGCGGCAGCTGACCCGTGACAATCCTTTCCCCGCCATTCACGGCCGGGTTTGCTACCACCCTTGTGAGGTGGCCTGCAACCGCCGCGACCTGGATTCCGCGGTCTCCATTCATTCGGTTGAGCGCTATCTCGGCGACCAGGCCATCGAGAACGATTGGCACTTCAGCAAGCCCCGCAACAACACCGGTTACCGGGTGCTGATCATCGGTGCCGGGCCGTCGGGCTTGTCGGCCGCCTACCATCTGGCCAGGGTCGGCCACGAGGTCGAGATTCACGACGCCGGCGAGAAGCCGGGCGGCATGATGCGCTACGGCATCCCCGAATACCGGCTTCCCCGCGACGTCGTCGATGCCGAGATCAAGCGGGTCGAAGACCTCGGGGTCAAGATCGTCCTCAACCACTCCGTCAAAGACCTGCTGCGAGAGCAGCGCGAGGGCAATTTCGACGCGGTCTTCATCGCTGTCGGCGCTCACCTGTCGAAGCGCGTCGAGATCCCCAGCATGGACGCCGGCAAGATGGTCGACGCCGTCGACTTCCTGCGTAACGTCGCGTCCGGCGAGAAGCCGAAGATCGGACGCAGAGTCGCCGTCTATGGTGGCGGTAACACGGCCATGGACGCTGCCCGCACCGCCCGCCGGATGGGCGCCGAAGAGGCAGTCATCATCTACCGCCGTAGCCAGGAGCAGATGCCGGCCCACGCGGAGGAACTCACCGACGCCGAGCAAGAGGGCGTCAAGGTGCACTGGTTGCGCACCATCAACGAGGTCGATGCCGACGACATCGAGGTCGAGATCATGGAGCTCGACGAGTGGGGCAAGCCGCATGGCACCGGCAAGTTCGAGAAGCTGCCCGCCGACACCGTGATCATGGCTGTCGGCCAGGTCGCCGACACCGGATTCCTGCACAGCCTGCCCGGCCTGCAATTCGTCAACGATGTCGTCCAGGTTGATCCCACCACTTTGATGACCGACGTGCCCGGCATCTTCGCCGGTGGCGACGCGGTGCCCTCCGAGCGCACCGTCACCGTCGGCACCGGGCATGGCAAGAAGGCCGCCAAGATGATCGACGCCTGGCTGAACCGCCGCCGGGTGCTGCCGACCGTCAAGCACCCGGGTGTCGGCTTCGACGACCTGCACCTGTGGTACTTCGGCGATCATCCGCGCAGCATCCAGTCCGAACTTGATCCCAGTGAGCGCGTCGCCGATTTCGACGAGATCGTGCAGGGTCTGACCGAAGACCAGGCCAACTTCGAGGCCCGCCGTTGCCTTTCCTGCGGCAACTGCTTCGAGTGCGACGGCTGCTTGGGGGCCTGCCCCGAAGACGCCGTCATCAAGCTCGGCAAGGGCCACAGATATCGCTTTGATTACGAGAAATGCACAGGTTGTGCAACCTGTTACGACCAGTGCCCGGCGCACGCTATCGAAATGATTGCGGAGAAGTGA
- a CDS encoding dihydroorotate dehydrogenase-like protein, with product MNDLRTRYMGLQLRNPLVASAGPLSQTLDGIKSLAGGGVGAIVMYSLFEEQIRHEAARETEMMDRSAESFAEALSYFPTEPSNESGLVHSYLQLIEKAAPVIDVPLIASLNGSAKGEWSGMARRMVDAGASGIELNVYYLPEDLQVSGREVEQRYVDIVADVKQKVSVPVAVKLSPFFSSFGEMARRLDEAGADALVLFNRFLQPDIDLDQLQVISGFDLSNPDEAKLPRSWISALYRRVSASLAASTGVETTQDVVKYLLAGADVVMTTAALVRNGSSYAGQLVDGVTSWLNRRQLTLNQARGMLAVPAGADADEYARSGYVSGLERAKKTYAK from the coding sequence ATCAACGACCTGCGGACCCGCTACATGGGTTTGCAGTTGCGCAATCCGCTGGTGGCCTCGGCCGGTCCGTTGAGTCAGACGCTCGATGGCATCAAATCGCTCGCCGGTGGTGGCGTGGGCGCGATCGTGATGTACTCGCTGTTCGAGGAGCAGATCCGTCACGAGGCTGCGCGCGAGACCGAGATGATGGACCGCAGCGCCGAGAGCTTCGCCGAGGCGCTGAGCTACTTCCCGACCGAGCCGAGCAACGAGTCGGGCCTGGTGCACAGCTATCTGCAGCTGATCGAGAAGGCGGCGCCGGTGATCGACGTGCCGCTGATCGCCAGCCTCAACGGCTCCGCCAAGGGCGAATGGTCGGGCATGGCCCGTCGGATGGTCGACGCCGGGGCGTCCGGTATCGAGTTGAACGTCTATTACCTGCCCGAAGATCTGCAGGTCTCGGGCCGCGAGGTCGAGCAGCGGTACGTCGACATCGTGGCGGACGTGAAGCAGAAGGTCAGCGTCCCGGTCGCGGTGAAGCTGAGCCCGTTCTTCTCGAGCTTCGGCGAGATGGCGCGCAGGCTCGACGAGGCCGGCGCGGATGCGCTGGTGTTGTTCAACCGGTTCTTGCAGCCCGACATCGATCTCGATCAGCTTCAGGTCATCTCCGGCTTTGATCTGTCGAATCCGGACGAGGCGAAGCTGCCGCGCAGCTGGATCTCCGCGCTGTATCGCCGGGTCAGTGCCTCGCTGGCCGCAAGTACCGGTGTCGAGACCACCCAGGACGTGGTGAAGTATCTACTGGCCGGTGCCGACGTAGTGATGACAACCGCGGCGCTGGTACGCAACGGCAGTTCGTATGCCGGCCAGTTGGTCGACGGTGTGACCTCATGGTTGAACCGCCGCCAGCTGACCCTCAATCAGGCTCGCGGCATGCTCGCTGTTCCGGCCGGGGCGGACGCGGACGAGTACGCGCGTTCGGGTTACGTCTCGGGTCTGGAGCGGGCCAAGAAGACCTACGCCAAGTAA
- the nifJ gene encoding pyruvate:ferredoxin (flavodoxin) oxidoreductase, giving the protein MLGAEDPVANLDRDEPAAEPTEVRSIVDGNTAAADVAFRVNELCSIYPITPSSPMAELADEWSAFDRPNIWGEVPSVMEMQSEAGAAGAMHGALQAGALSTTFTASQGLLLMIPNMFKIAGELTSTVMHVAARSLATQGLSIFGDHQDVMAARQTGWAMLASTSVQECHDNALIAQNATLHSRVPFMHFFDGFRTSHELNTCMMLSDDVLRAMIPDELVREHRRRALSPEHPFIRGTAQNPDVYFQGRESANPFYLATPGIVQQAMDDFARLTGRQYHLVDYVGAPDADRIAVVMGSGAEVIQQAVKYLNESGQKTGVLIVRLYRPFPTEQLLAAIPQTVKKIAVLDRTKEPGSEGEPLFLDVTAALAEAVGMGKRETMPRIIGGRYGLSSKDFTPAMAAAIFDELSSDNPRPRFTVGINDDVTRLSLDYDPHIDLEDPLTKRAVFYGMGSDGTVGANKNTIKILGSDSDTYAQGYFVYDSKKSGSRTTSHLRFGPDPIKAPYLVNKASFIGCHHWSILERIDVLEFARKAIYNEAGERVSGTTLLINSPFEADQVWDHLPAPMQQKIIDNDILLYAINANEVARTAGLGGRTNTVLQTCYFAISGVLPSDVAIERIKQSITKTYSRKSMEIVRKNHVAVDEAVAHLHKIEVPETATSDHGYLAPVPASAPDFVQDVTATMLIDKGDTLPVSKLPVDGSFPSGTTRYEKRNISDIIAVWDPETCIQCGNCSFVCPHAVIRAKHYPAASLDGAPEGFDSAPLDAAGLPGSRYTLQIYAEDCTGCGLCVEACPVSPIGQPQRKAINLAPVLERSKQRNNVEFFEKIPRPKRSRVNFSSVRGVQFLTPLFEFSGACSGCGETPYLKLLTQLFGDRLQVANATGCSSIYGGNLPTTPWAKNEDGRGPAWSNSLFEDNAEFGLGMRLAADLHNSLAKRRLEQLRADIDDDALVDSLLSGPQESMHELRIQYRQMQKLYEKLDQLSGPLVDDLRSVADHLLRRSVWIIGGDGWAYDIGSGGLDHVLASGRNVNVLVMDTEVYSNTGGQSSKSTPLGAVAKFATGGKTTNKKDLAMQAVAYGHVYVARVALGADPQQTLKAFREAEAYDGPSLIIAYSHCISHGIDMRKGLEQQYKAVACGHWPLMRFNPVLRDEGMNPFLLDSPRPRITLKEYRSSELRFKMLTQSDPEEAERLLEIGQQHVLRRYAEYEQMAGRPAEMFSADARKSVNGNAGAVPATSSKEA; this is encoded by the coding sequence ATGCTGGGTGCCGAGGATCCGGTCGCCAACCTCGACCGCGACGAGCCCGCCGCCGAGCCCACCGAGGTGCGCTCCATCGTCGACGGCAACACTGCCGCGGCCGACGTCGCCTTCCGGGTCAACGAGCTCTGCTCGATCTATCCGATCACCCCGAGCTCCCCGATGGCAGAGCTCGCGGACGAATGGTCGGCCTTCGATCGTCCGAACATCTGGGGCGAGGTGCCCTCGGTGATGGAGATGCAGTCCGAGGCCGGCGCCGCCGGCGCCATGCACGGCGCCCTGCAGGCCGGAGCGCTGTCGACGACCTTCACGGCATCTCAGGGATTGCTGTTGATGATCCCGAACATGTTCAAGATCGCCGGCGAGCTGACCAGCACCGTCATGCACGTCGCGGCCCGCTCGCTGGCCACCCAGGGCCTGTCGATCTTCGGCGACCATCAGGACGTGATGGCGGCCCGCCAGACCGGTTGGGCGATGCTGGCCTCCACCTCGGTGCAGGAATGCCACGACAATGCGCTGATCGCGCAGAACGCCACCTTGCATTCGCGCGTGCCGTTCATGCACTTCTTCGACGGCTTCCGCACCAGCCACGAGCTGAACACCTGCATGATGCTCAGCGACGACGTGCTGCGCGCCATGATCCCGGACGAACTGGTGCGCGAGCACCGCCGCCGGGCGCTCAGCCCCGAGCACCCGTTCATCCGCGGCACCGCGCAGAACCCGGACGTCTACTTCCAGGGACGCGAGTCCGCGAACCCGTTCTACCTTGCCACACCGGGTATCGTGCAGCAGGCCATGGACGACTTCGCGCGTCTGACCGGGCGCCAATACCACCTGGTCGACTACGTGGGTGCCCCGGACGCCGACCGGATCGCGGTCGTGATGGGTTCGGGCGCAGAGGTGATCCAGCAGGCGGTCAAGTACCTGAACGAATCCGGCCAGAAGACCGGCGTGCTGATCGTTAGGCTCTATCGTCCGTTCCCCACCGAACAGCTTCTCGCGGCCATTCCCCAGACCGTGAAGAAGATCGCGGTGCTGGACCGCACCAAGGAGCCCGGCTCCGAGGGCGAGCCGCTGTTCCTCGATGTCACCGCAGCGTTGGCGGAAGCTGTCGGCATGGGCAAGCGCGAGACGATGCCTCGCATCATCGGCGGCCGCTACGGCCTGTCGAGCAAGGACTTCACCCCGGCCATGGCCGCGGCGATCTTCGACGAGCTCAGCAGCGACAACCCGCGTCCGCGGTTCACCGTCGGCATCAATGACGACGTGACCCGGCTGTCGCTCGACTACGATCCGCACATCGACCTGGAGGATCCGCTGACCAAGCGGGCCGTGTTCTACGGCATGGGTTCGGACGGCACCGTCGGCGCCAACAAGAACACCATCAAGATCCTCGGCTCGGACTCCGACACCTACGCCCAGGGCTACTTCGTCTACGACTCGAAGAAGTCCGGGTCCAGGACCACCAGCCACCTGCGGTTCGGTCCCGATCCGATCAAGGCCCCCTATCTGGTGAACAAGGCGTCGTTCATCGGCTGCCACCACTGGTCGATCCTGGAACGCATCGACGTCCTGGAGTTCGCCCGCAAGGCCATCTACAACGAAGCCGGCGAGCGGGTCAGCGGCACCACCTTGCTGATCAACTCCCCCTTCGAGGCCGACCAGGTCTGGGATCATCTGCCGGCCCCGATGCAGCAGAAGATCATCGACAACGACATCTTGTTGTATGCAATCAACGCCAACGAGGTGGCCCGTACCGCAGGCCTGGGCGGGCGGACCAACACGGTGCTGCAGACCTGCTACTTCGCGATCTCGGGTGTGCTGCCCTCCGATGTGGCGATCGAACGCATCAAGCAGTCGATCACCAAGACCTACTCGCGTAAGTCGATGGAGATCGTCCGCAAGAACCATGTCGCGGTGGACGAAGCAGTCGCGCACCTGCACAAGATCGAGGTGCCCGAAACCGCCACCAGCGATCACGGCTATCTTGCGCCGGTGCCGGCGTCCGCCCCCGATTTCGTGCAGGACGTGACAGCGACCATGCTGATCGACAAGGGCGACACCCTTCCGGTCAGCAAGCTGCCGGTCGACGGCTCCTTCCCGAGCGGCACGACCCGCTATGAGAAGCGCAACATCTCCGACATCATCGCGGTGTGGGACCCCGAAACCTGCATTCAGTGCGGCAATTGCTCGTTCGTCTGCCCGCACGCCGTGATCCGTGCCAAGCACTACCCGGCTGCCTCTCTCGACGGTGCGCCCGAAGGTTTCGATTCGGCACCGTTGGACGCGGCAGGCCTGCCCGGCTCGCGTTACACGCTGCAGATCTACGCCGAGGACTGCACCGGCTGCGGCCTGTGCGTGGAGGCCTGCCCGGTCTCCCCGATCGGTCAGCCGCAGCGCAAGGCGATCAACCTGGCGCCGGTGCTGGAACGAAGCAAGCAGCGCAACAATGTCGAATTCTTCGAGAAGATCCCCCGGCCGAAGCGTAGCCGGGTCAACTTCTCGTCGGTGCGTGGTGTGCAGTTCCTCACCCCACTGTTCGAGTTCTCGGGTGCCTGCTCGGGTTGCGGCGAAACCCCGTATCTGAAGTTGCTGACCCAGCTGTTCGGTGATCGGCTGCAGGTCGCCAACGCGACCGGCTGCTCGTCCATCTACGGCGGCAACCTGCCGACCACACCCTGGGCGAAGAACGAGGACGGCAGGGGCCCCGCCTGGTCGAACTCCTTGTTCGAGGACAACGCCGAGTTCGGGCTGGGCATGCGGCTGGCCGCCGACCTGCACAATTCGCTGGCCAAGCGGCGCCTGGAGCAGTTGCGTGCCGATATCGACGACGATGCGCTGGTCGACAGCCTGCTGAGCGGTCCGCAGGAAAGCATGCACGAACTGCGCATTCAGTACCGGCAGATGCAGAAGCTCTACGAGAAGCTCGATCAATTGAGCGGCCCGCTGGTCGATGATCTGCGTTCGGTCGCCGATCATCTGCTGCGCCGCTCGGTGTGGATCATCGGTGGCGACGGCTGGGCCTACGACATCGGCTCGGGTGGTCTCGACCATGTGCTGGCGTCCGGACGAAATGTGAACGTGCTGGTGATGGATACCGAGGTCTACTCGAACACCGGCGGCCAATCGTCCAAGTCGACCCCGCTGGGCGCGGTCGCCAAGTTCGCCACCGGCGGCAAGACGACCAACAAGAAGGATCTGGCCATGCAGGCTGTCGCCTACGGCCACGTCTATGTGGCCCGGGTCGCGCTGGGCGCCGATCCGCAGCAGACGCTGAAGGCGTTCCGTGAGGCCGAGGCCTATGACGGCCCGAGCCTGATCATCGCCTACAGCCACTGCATCAGCCACGGCATCGACATGCGCAAGGGCTTGGAGCAGCAGTACAAGGCGGTGGCCTGCGGGCACTGGCCGCTGATGCGCTTCAACCCCGTGCTGCGCGACGAGGGCATGAACCCGTTCCTGCTCGACTCGCCTCGTCCGCGGATCACGCTGAAGGAGTACCGCTCGTCCGAGTTGCGCTTCAAGATGCTGACCCAGTCCGACCCGGAAGAGGCCGAGCGGCTGCTCGAAATCGGTCAGCAGCATGTGCTGCGCCGCTATGCCGAATATGAGCAGATGGCGGGTCGTCCGGCCGAGATGTTCAGCGCTGATGCCCGCAAATCCGTCAACGGCAACGCCGGCGCGGTGCCCGCCACCAGCAGCAAGGAGGCCTGA
- a CDS encoding addiction module antidote protein, with protein sequence MNDSAEQFSSYDGADYLSSLGDAAAYLEATLEDSDDPALIANALGTIARSGNLSQLARRVGMSREGLYKALSADGNPSFATIMKVASALGLKLHFETVS encoded by the coding sequence ATGAATGATTCGGCTGAGCAATTTAGCTCCTATGACGGTGCCGACTATCTGAGTAGCCTTGGCGACGCTGCTGCCTATCTGGAGGCGACGCTCGAAGATAGCGACGATCCGGCCCTGATCGCGAATGCGCTGGGTACGATTGCCCGCTCCGGCAATCTCAGCCAGCTTGCCCGCCGAGTGGGCATGAGCCGGGAGGGGCTCTATAAGGCGCTTTCCGCAGACGGTAATCCTAGCTTTGCCACCATTATGAAAGTCGCGAGCGCGCTGGGACTCAAGCTTCACTTCGAGACGGTCAGTTGA
- a CDS encoding type II toxin-antitoxin system RelE/ParE family toxin yields MVEVVKSTTFDRWLTRLRDRQGAGRILARIDRLSAGNRGDAKSVGAGIWELRIDYGPGYRVYYLQRGSRLILLLCGGDKSSQQRDIENAHRIAREWISNE; encoded by the coding sequence ATGGTGGAGGTCGTCAAGAGTACGACGTTTGACCGTTGGCTGACCAGACTTAGGGACCGGCAGGGTGCTGGTCGTATCTTGGCAAGGATCGATCGTCTCTCTGCTGGTAATCGTGGTGATGCGAAATCGGTCGGAGCCGGGATTTGGGAGTTGCGCATCGATTATGGGCCCGGATATCGGGTCTACTACTTGCAACGTGGTTCCCGGCTGATTTTGTTGCTGTGTGGTGGCGACAAGTCAAGCCAACAGCGCGATATTGAGAACGCGCACCGCATCGCTCGGGAATGGATAAGCAATGAATGA